Proteins from one Catenuloplanes atrovinosus genomic window:
- the gltB gene encoding glutamate synthase large subunit — protein sequence MYDPSFEHDACGFAFVADLHGRRSHDVVAKGVSALIRLDHRGARGAETNTGDGAGIMIQVPDEFFRAVAGFELPPAGQYATGLVFLPRDEADAARAVQIFEKYALVEGAEVLGWRDVPVVNDDLGASAEAARPLIRQVFIAAEQLASTAGIPAGTPLSGLDLERVAFCVRKQAERETAERGIPAYLPSLSSRTFVYKGMLTPDQLPVFFPDLEDERVRSAIALVHSRFSTNTFPSWPLAHPYRLIAHNGEINTIRGNKNWMAAREAALASKNLPGNIKRLFPVCPPDASDSANFDAVLELLHLSGRSIPHAVLMMIPEAWENDPDMDPAKRSFYRFHASLMEPWDGPAAVAFTDGSVVGAVLDRNGLRPGRWWRTLDGLVVAGSEAGVLDLDPATVVAKGRLQPGRMFLVDTVAGRIVEDDEIKAELAAAQPYDEWLHAGLINLEDLPAREHIVYTHDSVQRRQQTFGYTEEELKVLIGPMAKAGAEPLGSMGTDTPISPLSKRPRLLYDYFHQLFAQVTNPPLDAIREELVTSLQTTIGPEGNLLDPGPASCRQIVLPYPIIDNDELAKILSIDDDGDLPGFKAVRVSGLYPLRDGAAGIRARLIQICRHVSEAIEDGVRILVLSDRDSNADLAPIPSLLLTAAVHQHLVREQTRTRVALIVETGDAREVHHAAALIGYGAAAINPYLAFESVEDLIATGALSGVEPGKAVRNYVKALGKGVQKIMSKMGISTVSSYCGAQVFEAVGLDRRLIERYFAGTPGKIGGAGLGEIHAEIAARHAKAYPANPAERTHRALEVGGEYQWRREGEIHLFNPETVFLLQHATRAKQYDVFRRYTEKVDALAAEGGHLRGLFRLKPGTPIPLDEVEPASEIVKRFATGAMSYGSISAESHETLAIAMNNLGGKSNTGEGGEDVERLYDPARRSSVKQVASGRFGVTTEYLVNADDIQIKMAQGAKPGEGGQLPGYKVYPWVARTRHATPGVGLISPPPHHDIYSIEDLAQLVHDLKMVNPASRIHVKLVSESGVGTVAAGVAKLKSDVVLISGHDGGTGASPMNSLKHAGTPWELGLAETQQTLLLNKLRDRITVQVDGQLKTGRDVIVAALLGAEEFGFATAPLIVSGCIMMRVCHLDTCPVGIATQNPVLRERFTGKPEFVENFFMFIAEEVREYLAELGFRTLQEAIGHAESLDLAPAIEHWKARGLDLRAVLAVPKLEEGAARVKVRDQDHGLELALDNELIALARPALENREPVTLSVRIRNDHRSVGAMLGGEVARRYGGAGLPDDTIDVTLHGTAGQSFAAFLPRGVTLRMVGDANDYVAKGLSGGRVIIRPDASAPFTAEEQIIAGNTILYGATAGELFVRGRAGERFAVRNSGATAVVEGVGDHGCEYMTGGTVVVLGKHGRNFAAGMSGGTAFLWRPDKRRINPELVELATLSDEEQTVLHGLVQRHFAETGSAVAEDLLKRWQDAVEEFVAVVPRDYKRVIEAIRAAEAAGRDVDEAVMEVARA from the coding sequence ATGTACGACCCGTCGTTCGAGCATGACGCCTGCGGATTCGCGTTCGTCGCGGATCTCCACGGCCGCCGTTCGCACGACGTGGTCGCCAAGGGCGTCTCGGCGCTGATCCGGCTCGACCACCGCGGAGCACGCGGTGCCGAGACGAACACCGGCGACGGGGCCGGGATCATGATCCAGGTTCCGGACGAGTTCTTCCGCGCGGTCGCGGGCTTCGAGCTTCCTCCGGCCGGGCAGTACGCGACCGGTCTGGTCTTCCTGCCCCGCGACGAGGCCGACGCGGCCCGCGCGGTGCAGATCTTCGAGAAGTACGCGCTCGTCGAGGGCGCCGAGGTGCTCGGCTGGCGCGACGTCCCGGTGGTCAACGACGACCTCGGCGCGTCCGCGGAGGCGGCCCGCCCGCTGATCCGCCAGGTCTTCATCGCGGCCGAGCAGCTCGCGTCCACGGCCGGGATCCCGGCCGGCACGCCGCTGTCCGGGCTCGATCTGGAGCGGGTGGCGTTCTGCGTGCGCAAGCAGGCGGAGCGGGAGACGGCCGAGCGCGGCATCCCGGCGTACCTGCCGTCGCTGTCCTCGCGCACGTTCGTGTACAAGGGCATGCTCACGCCGGACCAGCTCCCGGTGTTCTTCCCCGACCTGGAGGACGAGCGGGTGCGCAGTGCGATCGCGCTCGTGCACTCCCGGTTCTCGACGAACACGTTCCCGTCCTGGCCGCTGGCCCACCCGTACCGGCTGATCGCGCACAACGGCGAGATCAACACGATCCGGGGCAACAAGAACTGGATGGCGGCGCGCGAGGCGGCGCTGGCCTCGAAGAACCTGCCCGGCAACATCAAGCGGCTGTTCCCGGTCTGCCCGCCGGACGCGTCCGACTCGGCGAACTTCGACGCGGTGCTGGAGCTGCTGCACCTGTCCGGCCGCAGCATCCCGCACGCGGTGCTGATGATGATCCCGGAGGCGTGGGAGAACGACCCGGACATGGACCCGGCGAAGCGGTCGTTCTACCGCTTCCACGCGAGCCTGATGGAGCCGTGGGACGGGCCGGCCGCGGTCGCGTTCACCGACGGCTCCGTGGTCGGCGCCGTGCTGGACCGCAACGGCCTGCGCCCCGGGCGCTGGTGGCGCACGCTGGACGGGCTGGTCGTGGCCGGCTCCGAGGCGGGCGTGCTGGACCTCGACCCGGCGACCGTGGTGGCGAAGGGCCGGCTCCAGCCGGGCCGGATGTTCCTGGTCGACACCGTGGCCGGGCGGATCGTCGAGGACGACGAGATCAAGGCGGAACTGGCCGCGGCGCAGCCGTACGACGAGTGGCTGCACGCCGGTCTGATCAACCTGGAGGACCTGCCCGCCCGCGAGCACATCGTGTATACGCACGACTCGGTGCAGCGCCGGCAGCAGACGTTCGGGTACACCGAGGAGGAGCTGAAGGTCCTCATCGGCCCGATGGCGAAGGCGGGCGCGGAGCCGCTCGGCTCGATGGGCACGGACACGCCCATCTCCCCGCTGTCGAAGCGGCCGCGGCTGCTCTACGACTACTTCCACCAGCTGTTCGCCCAGGTGACGAACCCGCCGCTGGACGCCATCCGCGAGGAACTGGTGACCAGCCTGCAGACCACGATCGGCCCGGAGGGCAACCTGCTCGACCCGGGACCGGCGTCCTGCCGGCAGATCGTGCTGCCGTACCCGATCATCGACAACGACGAGCTCGCCAAGATCCTCTCCATCGACGACGACGGTGACCTGCCCGGCTTCAAGGCGGTGCGGGTCTCCGGGCTGTACCCGCTGCGCGACGGCGCCGCGGGCATCCGGGCCCGGCTGATCCAGATCTGCCGGCACGTCTCGGAGGCGATCGAGGACGGCGTGCGGATCCTGGTCCTCTCCGACCGGGACTCCAACGCCGACCTGGCGCCGATCCCGTCGCTGCTGCTCACCGCCGCGGTGCACCAGCATCTGGTGCGCGAGCAGACCCGTACCCGGGTGGCGCTGATCGTGGAGACCGGCGACGCGCGCGAGGTGCACCACGCGGCCGCGCTGATCGGCTACGGCGCCGCGGCGATCAACCCGTACCTGGCGTTCGAGTCGGTGGAGGACCTGATCGCCACGGGCGCGCTGAGCGGCGTCGAGCCGGGCAAGGCGGTCCGCAACTACGTCAAGGCGCTGGGCAAGGGCGTCCAGAAGATCATGTCGAAGATGGGCATCTCGACGGTCTCGTCGTACTGCGGTGCCCAGGTCTTCGAGGCGGTCGGCCTGGACCGGCGGCTGATCGAGCGCTACTTCGCGGGCACGCCCGGCAAGATCGGCGGGGCCGGGCTCGGCGAGATCCACGCGGAGATCGCGGCGCGGCACGCCAAGGCCTACCCGGCGAACCCGGCGGAGCGGACCCACCGCGCGCTGGAGGTCGGCGGCGAGTACCAGTGGCGCCGCGAGGGCGAGATCCACCTCTTCAACCCGGAGACGGTGTTCCTGCTCCAGCACGCCACCCGCGCCAAGCAGTACGACGTGTTCCGCCGCTACACCGAGAAGGTGGACGCGCTGGCCGCGGAGGGCGGTCACCTGCGCGGCCTGTTCAGGCTCAAGCCGGGAACGCCGATCCCGCTGGACGAGGTCGAACCCGCGAGCGAGATCGTCAAGCGGTTCGCGACCGGCGCCATGTCGTACGGCTCGATCTCCGCGGAGTCGCACGAGACGCTCGCGATCGCGATGAACAACCTCGGCGGCAAGTCCAACACCGGCGAGGGCGGCGAGGACGTCGAGCGCCTCTACGACCCGGCCCGCCGCTCGTCCGTCAAGCAGGTCGCGTCCGGCCGGTTCGGCGTGACCACGGAGTACCTGGTCAACGCGGACGACATCCAGATCAAGATGGCGCAGGGCGCGAAGCCGGGCGAGGGCGGTCAACTGCCCGGCTACAAGGTCTACCCCTGGGTGGCCAGGACCCGGCACGCCACGCCCGGCGTCGGCCTGATCTCGCCGCCGCCGCACCACGACATCTACTCGATCGAGGACCTGGCCCAGCTCGTCCACGACCTGAAGATGGTCAACCCGGCCTCCCGCATCCACGTGAAGCTGGTGTCCGAGTCCGGCGTCGGCACGGTCGCGGCCGGCGTGGCCAAGCTCAAGTCCGACGTCGTGCTCATCTCCGGGCACGACGGCGGCACCGGCGCCTCCCCGATGAACTCGCTCAAGCACGCGGGTACGCCGTGGGAGCTGGGCCTGGCCGAGACGCAGCAGACGCTGCTGCTCAACAAGCTCCGCGACCGGATCACCGTGCAGGTCGACGGCCAGCTCAAGACCGGCCGGGACGTGATCGTGGCGGCGCTGCTCGGCGCGGAGGAGTTCGGCTTCGCCACCGCGCCGCTGATCGTCTCCGGCTGCATCATGATGCGCGTCTGCCACCTGGACACCTGCCCGGTCGGCATCGCCACGCAGAACCCGGTGCTGCGCGAGCGCTTCACCGGCAAGCCGGAGTTCGTGGAGAACTTCTTCATGTTCATCGCGGAGGAGGTGCGCGAATACCTGGCCGAGCTGGGCTTCCGCACCCTCCAGGAGGCGATCGGGCACGCGGAGTCGCTCGACCTGGCGCCGGCGATCGAGCACTGGAAGGCCCGCGGGCTGGACCTGCGCGCGGTGCTCGCGGTGCCGAAGCTGGAGGAGGGCGCGGCCCGGGTCAAGGTCCGCGACCAGGACCACGGCCTGGAGCTGGCGCTGGACAACGAGCTGATCGCGCTCGCCCGGCCCGCGCTGGAGAACCGGGAGCCGGTCACGCTCTCCGTGCGGATTCGCAACGATCACCGCAGCGTGGGCGCGATGCTCGGCGGTGAGGTGGCGCGGCGCTACGGCGGCGCGGGCCTGCCGGACGACACCATCGACGTGACGCTGCACGGCACCGCCGGCCAGTCGTTCGCCGCGTTCCTGCCGCGCGGCGTGACGCTGCGGATGGTCGGCGACGCGAACGACTACGTCGCCAAGGGCCTCTCCGGCGGCCGCGTGATCATCCGCCCGGACGCGTCCGCGCCGTTCACGGCCGAGGAGCAGATCATCGCGGGCAACACGATCCTCTACGGCGCGACCGCGGGCGAGCTGTTCGTCCGCGGCCGGGCCGGCGAGCGGTTCGCGGTCCGCAACTCCGGCGCCACCGCGGTGGTCGAGGGCGTCGGCGACCACGGCTGCGAGTACATGACCGGCGGCACCGTGGTGGTGCTCGGCAAGCACGGCCGCAACTTCGCGGCCGGCATGTCCGGCGGCACCGCGTTCCTGTGGCGCCCGGACAAGCGCCGGATCAACCCGGAGCTGGTCGAGCTGGCCACGCTCTCGGACGAGGAGCAGACCGTGCTGCACGGCCTGGTCCAGCGGCACTTCGCCGAGACCGGCTCCGCGGTCGCGGAGGACCTGCTGAAGCGCTGGCAGGACGCGGTCGAGGAGTTCGTCGCGGTGGTGCCGCGTGACTACAAGCGAGTGATCGAAGCGATCCGTGCCGCCGAAGCCGCCGGCCGTGACGTCGACGAAGCGGTGATGGAGGTCGCACGTGCCTGA
- a CDS encoding GNAT family N-acetyltransferase — MPQVDAALFARLERFYDGVPRFAARVENVGPLVLFIGSNDAYPLYARPALEAGEKPSAADITAVRRRQRDIGAPEAFEWVHETSPDLLAVARSAGLSVLEAPLMVLDPDAMPPIADDESVSVRLLSPDDPSFAGDVMVRQAVAAIGFTHAGTGTGAAGAAERDAALTPLSAGAEALQRRRAAEGRAASALAELREPPGAALSGVVGSGMYQREGDVAEIVGVATLPAARHRGVARAVTAALARHALEHGAGLVFLSAASADVAAMYARLGFRRVGTACIAEPEVAVP; from the coding sequence ATGCCTCAGGTCGACGCCGCCCTCTTCGCCCGCCTGGAACGCTTCTATGACGGGGTGCCGCGCTTCGCCGCACGCGTCGAAAACGTCGGCCCATTGGTGCTCTTCATTGGCAGTAACGACGCGTACCCGCTTTATGCACGGCCCGCATTGGAGGCCGGTGAAAAGCCGTCCGCCGCTGACATTACCGCCGTACGACGGCGTCAGCGGGACATCGGCGCGCCGGAGGCCTTCGAGTGGGTGCACGAGACCAGCCCGGATCTGCTGGCGGTGGCCCGGTCGGCCGGGCTGAGCGTGCTGGAGGCCCCGCTGATGGTGCTGGATCCGGACGCGATGCCGCCGATCGCCGATGACGAATCCGTTTCGGTGCGGTTACTGTCGCCGGACGACCCCTCGTTCGCCGGTGACGTCATGGTCCGGCAGGCGGTCGCGGCAATCGGGTTCACGCACGCGGGCACCGGCACCGGCGCGGCGGGCGCGGCCGAGCGGGACGCGGCACTGACGCCGCTCTCCGCCGGCGCCGAGGCGCTGCAGCGTCGCCGGGCCGCGGAGGGACGCGCGGCGTCCGCGCTGGCCGAGTTGCGGGAACCGCCCGGCGCCGCGCTGTCCGGCGTGGTCGGCAGCGGCATGTACCAGCGCGAGGGCGACGTCGCGGAGATCGTCGGCGTGGCCACGCTGCCGGCCGCGCGGCACCGGGGCGTGGCGCGCGCGGTCACCGCCGCGCTGGCCCGGCACGCGCTGGAGCACGGCGCCGGCCTGGTGTTCCTGTCCGCGGCGTCGGCGGACGTGGCCGCGATGTACGCGCGGCTCGGCTTCCGCCGGGTCGGCACGGCCTGCATCGCGGAGCCCGAGGTCGCCGTACCGTAG
- a CDS encoding SigE family RNA polymerase sigma factor produces the protein MTIRTVIVARRDEDFTEFARASWDRLARAAYLMTGDRHQAEDAAQTALARTFAAWSRVRRQDAYAYARRTLVNHLTDGWRRPIKEQPYDMVPDQPAHTDVADQVARRQWLLGALRGLAPRERAVVVLRYYFDLPEAEVATELGISVGAVKSMAARGLARLRVRTDLPDRIKPGATR, from the coding sequence ATGACCATACGGACGGTGATCGTGGCACGGCGTGATGAGGACTTCACCGAGTTCGCCCGTGCCAGCTGGGACCGGCTGGCACGGGCGGCCTACCTGATGACCGGCGACCGGCACCAGGCGGAGGACGCGGCGCAGACCGCGCTCGCCCGCACGTTCGCGGCCTGGTCCCGGGTACGCCGGCAGGACGCCTACGCGTACGCGCGCCGCACGCTGGTCAACCACCTCACCGACGGGTGGCGCCGCCCGATCAAGGAACAGCCGTACGACATGGTGCCGGACCAGCCCGCCCACACCGACGTGGCCGACCAGGTCGCCCGCCGCCAGTGGCTGCTCGGCGCGCTGCGCGGGCTCGCGCCGCGGGAGCGGGCCGTGGTGGTGCTGCGCTACTACTTCGACCTTCCCGAGGCCGAGGTCGCCACCGAACTGGGCATCTCCGTCGGGGCCGTGAAGAGCATGGCCGCGCGCGGGCTGGCGCGCCTCCGCGTCCGCACCGACCTCCCCGACCGGATCAAGCCGGGAGCCACCCGATGA
- a CDS encoding FAD-dependent oxidoreductase, whose translation MRTAIVVGAGIGGLAAAGALARTGWQVTVLERGDRVPVDRAALILWPNGVRALRSLGLGDGLRAIATPLRDRGVRRPDGQWLVQPRQPGPDTQPPIVVHREDLHDALIAGLGEGVEIRTGVAIDTVRLHAGDRPAVGVGRQRFEADLIVAADGIDSVLRRHLAPEASVVSSGCAAWRAVIPWYRAPRLPDDLPPNGETLGAGYRFVAVSLGERGSAGGSSRGGIYWVATAAGAPRPESPAVQLQLLRRWLADWHAPIGELLAATEPEDLIQQEVRELRPLPRQYGFGSGPGGVVLLGDAAHAMPHHLGQGACLAFEDAATLRSVMAEAVPGRTLTTAIEQYSRSRRPRTATIVRQTRRMSAVIQARGRLALRARDAALGTITPRLLGSVATTAGEWRPPV comes from the coding sequence ATGCGCACGGCGATCGTGGTGGGTGCGGGGATCGGCGGTCTCGCCGCGGCGGGCGCGCTCGCACGGACCGGCTGGCAGGTCACCGTCCTGGAGCGGGGTGATCGCGTCCCGGTGGACCGGGCCGCGCTCATCCTCTGGCCCAACGGGGTGCGCGCGCTGCGCTCGCTGGGGCTCGGGGACGGGCTGCGGGCGATCGCCACGCCGCTGCGCGACCGGGGGGTGCGGCGGCCGGACGGGCAGTGGCTCGTCCAGCCGCGCCAGCCGGGCCCGGACACCCAGCCGCCGATCGTGGTGCACCGCGAGGACCTGCACGACGCGCTGATCGCCGGGCTCGGCGAGGGCGTGGAGATCCGTACCGGCGTGGCGATCGACACGGTGCGGCTGCACGCCGGCGACCGGCCCGCGGTCGGCGTGGGCCGCCAGCGGTTCGAGGCGGACCTGATCGTGGCCGCGGACGGCATCGACAGCGTGCTCCGGCGGCACCTGGCGCCGGAGGCATCCGTGGTCAGCTCCGGCTGCGCCGCGTGGCGCGCGGTCATCCCCTGGTACCGCGCGCCCCGCCTGCCCGACGACCTGCCGCCGAACGGTGAGACGCTCGGCGCCGGCTACCGGTTCGTGGCGGTCTCGCTCGGCGAGCGCGGCTCGGCCGGCGGCTCCAGCCGGGGCGGGATCTACTGGGTGGCCACCGCGGCCGGCGCGCCCCGCCCGGAGTCGCCCGCGGTGCAGTTGCAGCTGCTGCGCCGCTGGCTGGCCGACTGGCACGCGCCGATCGGCGAGTTGCTCGCCGCCACCGAGCCGGAGGACCTGATCCAGCAGGAGGTACGGGAGCTGCGCCCGCTGCCCCGGCAGTACGGCTTCGGCTCCGGCCCCGGCGGCGTGGTGCTGCTCGGCGACGCCGCGCACGCGATGCCGCACCACCTCGGCCAGGGCGCGTGCCTGGCGTTCGAGGACGCGGCCACGCTGCGTTCGGTGATGGCCGAGGCGGTGCCCGGGCGCACGCTGACCACCGCGATCGAGCAGTACAGCCGGTCCCGCCGGCCGCGCACCGCCACCATCGTGCGGCAGACCCGGCGGATGTCCGCGGTCATCCAGGCGCGCGGCCGGCTGGCACTGCGCGCCCGCGACGCCGCCCTGGGCACGATCACGCCGCGCCTGCTGGGCAGCGTCGCCACCACCGCCGGGGAGTGGCGCCCGCCGGTCTGA